The Acinetobacter defluvii genome includes a region encoding these proteins:
- a CDS encoding nucleotide sugar dehydrogenase yields the protein MKISVFGTTLQAGVLAGLMAEFGHQVSWCLHSQKTLNYQDEQVNQLIERQVKLGFLKILTFDQLSLDQDVYLFSFTPTEVDIALEVAKKIQLSALIHPKLMINGSTFGLQGTQQLKSILPNDYWAYLPDVIQEGNAVQSFTALKQVIVGVDQVETQQLMGELLRPIFQAKHQFLFMPILDAEFTKLSISGMLATRISFMNDLAAVSEKLGIDISNVRQGLAADSRIGATYLSPGTGFGGENFSHDILTLSNTVSDTGVRSHLLEQVWNINEQQKEVLFRKLWNYYHSHLKGKTVAIWGASFKENTSSIQNAPIHVMLQALWAQGVRVQLHDPQALKEIENMYGTRTDLILCNDQYQAVDNADALCLMTAWAQYWSPDYVQLKQKMRHPLILDGRNIYDPIYVKAQGFAYQGVGRS from the coding sequence ATGAAAATTAGTGTTTTTGGTACGACTTTACAAGCAGGCGTACTGGCAGGTTTGATGGCAGAATTTGGACATCAAGTTTCGTGGTGCTTACACTCACAAAAAACACTGAATTATCAAGATGAACAAGTCAATCAATTGATCGAACGTCAAGTTAAACTTGGTTTTTTAAAAATACTTACATTTGATCAACTGAGCTTAGATCAAGATGTTTATTTATTTTCATTTACTCCTACAGAAGTAGATATTGCTTTAGAAGTTGCAAAAAAAATCCAACTTTCAGCATTGATTCATCCTAAGTTGATGATAAATGGTTCAACATTTGGCTTGCAGGGCACTCAACAATTAAAAAGCATCTTACCCAATGATTATTGGGCGTATTTACCTGATGTGATTCAAGAAGGAAATGCAGTCCAAAGCTTTACAGCACTTAAACAAGTCATCGTTGGTGTAGATCAAGTTGAAACACAACAATTGATGGGTGAACTACTGCGTCCTATTTTTCAAGCCAAACATCAATTCTTGTTTATGCCGATTTTAGATGCAGAATTTACCAAACTCAGCATCTCAGGGATGTTAGCCACCCGCATTAGTTTTATGAATGATTTGGCTGCTGTTTCAGAAAAATTAGGCATAGATATTAGTAATGTACGTCAGGGTTTAGCTGCTGACAGTCGGATTGGTGCAACCTATTTATCCCCAGGTACAGGCTTTGGGGGTGAAAACTTTTCACATGATATTTTGACTTTATCCAATACGGTGTCTGATACAGGTGTGCGTAGTCATTTGTTAGAGCAAGTGTGGAATATTAATGAGCAGCAAAAAGAAGTTTTATTTAGAAAGTTATGGAATTATTATCATAGTCATTTAAAGGGTAAAACTGTTGCGATTTGGGGGGCTTCTTTTAAAGAAAATACCTCAAGTATTCAAAATGCACCGATTCATGTGATGTTACAAGCGTTATGGGCGCAAGGTGTTAGAGTACAGTTACATGATCCTCAAGCCTTAAAAGAAATTGAAAATATGTATGGAACTCGTACTGATTTAATCTTGTGTAATGATCAATATCAAGCAGTTGATAACGCAGATGCGCTGTGCTTGATGACCGCATGGGCGCAATACTGGAGTCCAGACTATGTCCAACTTAAGCAGAAAATGCGGCATCCTTTAATTTTAGATGGTCGTAATATTTACGATCCCATATATGTCAAAGCACAAGGTTTTGCATATCAAGGAGTTGGTCGTTCATGA
- a CDS encoding sugar transferase → MKRLVDIVISLTALIILSPIFLIVAYKVRKNLGSPIFFYQERPGKDGKLFKMMKFRSMKDANDTQGNPLPDEQRITPFGQKLRSTSLDEMPQLINVLKGDMSVVGPRPMLKEFVELYSPEQARRLEVRPGMTGLAQISGRNELDYEERFKCDVWYVDNQSVLVDFKIMFKTVAVMANRDGINAPGHVGPSLFKGNNPSPEEKTKNDLKSKV, encoded by the coding sequence ATGAAACGTTTAGTTGACATTGTTATATCCTTGACGGCATTAATTATTTTGTCGCCAATTTTTTTAATTGTTGCTTATAAAGTACGAAAAAACCTAGGTTCTCCAATCTTTTTTTACCAAGAACGCCCTGGTAAAGATGGTAAACTATTTAAGATGATGAAGTTTCGCTCTATGAAAGATGCGAATGATACTCAAGGTAATCCGTTGCCAGATGAACAACGTATTACACCATTTGGTCAAAAACTACGTTCTACCAGCCTAGATGAAATGCCGCAATTGATTAACGTCCTCAAAGGTGATATGAGTGTGGTTGGTCCACGGCCAATGTTAAAAGAATTTGTTGAATTATATTCACCTGAACAAGCGAGACGATTAGAAGTACGCCCTGGTATGACAGGTTTAGCACAAATTAGTGGTCGTAATGAACTTGACTATGAAGAGCGCTTTAAATGTGATGTGTGGTATGTGGATAATCAAAGTGTATTGGTTGACTTTAAAATCATGTTTAAAACGGTTGCAGTCATGGCAAATCGTGATGGTATCAATGCACCAGGTCATGTTGGTCCTTCATTGTTTAAAGGTAATAATCCTTCGCCAGAAGAAAAAACTAAAAATGACTTAAAGTCGAAAGTTTAA
- the pgi gene encoding glucose-6-phosphate isomerase, whose amino-acid sequence MSNIEQFPLQADVAQQLKQLAALQKNIHLNQLFESEKNRFEQYSVQYQDLTFDFSKHRIDQAVLQTLIQFAKSKDLGQWIKYLFSEEQINYTEQRAAMHWALRQPIQNPHHVVKAVHEQLERMYALVEKIHAGQYRGVTGEVIQDVVNIGVGGSDLGPLMVTHALSDYKVHTVKPLNVHFVSTMDGSQLSELLHQLRPETTLFIISSKSFGTIDTLSNAQTVRQWLEKALGQCEGILKNHFIGVSTKPEKMSAWGITPDNQLLLWDWVGGRYSLWSCIGLPIALTIGVNGFKQLLAGAYAMDEHFQQADFSENLPVLMAMLGVWNNNFLNIQTHAVLPYDGRLKYFAAYLQQLEMESNGKSIQRNNEKVEYDTCPILWGEVGPNAQHAFYQLLHQGTHAVSCDFIAPVHRYNANQFTYAENAEALVEQHHLALSNCLAQSRLLAFGNQALKQEELSDLPKYQQYEGNQPSTTLLMKELSPYSLGMLIALYEHKVFVQSVMWNINPFDQWGVEKGKEIANQLLPILNQQQHDLSALDASTQGLIKVLLQK is encoded by the coding sequence ATGAGTAATATTGAGCAATTTCCTTTGCAAGCAGATGTTGCACAGCAATTAAAACAATTAGCAGCTTTACAAAAAAATATTCATTTAAATCAATTATTTGAAAGCGAAAAGAATCGTTTTGAACAGTATTCTGTGCAATACCAAGATCTCACATTTGATTTTAGTAAACATCGTATTGATCAAGCCGTACTTCAAACGTTGATTCAATTTGCGAAGTCTAAAGATTTAGGTCAATGGATCAAATATTTATTTTCCGAAGAACAGATTAATTATACGGAACAACGTGCAGCAATGCATTGGGCTTTACGTCAGCCGATACAAAACCCTCATCATGTTGTGAAAGCTGTACATGAACAACTAGAACGAATGTATGCTTTAGTTGAAAAAATCCATGCAGGGCAATATCGTGGTGTGACAGGCGAGGTGATTCAAGATGTGGTCAATATTGGGGTGGGGGGGTCAGATTTAGGGCCTTTGATGGTCACCCATGCGCTTTCAGATTATAAAGTGCATACTGTGAAGCCCTTAAATGTACATTTTGTGTCTACGATGGATGGAAGCCAGCTTTCAGAACTATTACATCAATTACGTCCAGAAACCACGCTCTTTATTATTTCTTCAAAGTCTTTTGGTACGATTGATACATTATCGAATGCACAAACAGTGCGTCAATGGCTTGAAAAAGCCTTGGGACAATGCGAAGGGATTCTAAAAAATCATTTCATCGGGGTTTCGACCAAACCTGAGAAAATGTCCGCATGGGGGATTACACCTGATAATCAACTCTTACTTTGGGACTGGGTCGGTGGTCGCTATTCACTCTGGTCTTGTATTGGTTTACCAATTGCTTTGACCATTGGTGTAAATGGATTTAAGCAATTATTGGCAGGCGCTTATGCGATGGATGAGCACTTTCAGCAGGCTGATTTTTCAGAAAATTTACCTGTGCTTATGGCGATGCTCGGGGTTTGGAATAATAATTTTTTAAATATTCAAACGCATGCCGTACTTCCTTATGATGGACGCTTAAAATATTTTGCTGCTTATCTACAACAGTTAGAAATGGAATCGAATGGTAAATCCATTCAGCGCAATAATGAAAAAGTGGAATACGACACTTGTCCAATTCTGTGGGGAGAAGTCGGTCCAAATGCACAGCACGCCTTTTATCAATTATTGCATCAGGGAACACACGCAGTCAGCTGTGATTTTATTGCCCCTGTCCATCGTTACAATGCCAATCAATTTACTTATGCAGAAAATGCGGAAGCTTTGGTCGAGCAGCATCATTTAGCACTGTCTAATTGTTTAGCGCAATCGCGTTTATTGGCTTTTGGTAATCAGGCGCTTAAACAAGAAGAGCTGTCAGATTTACCAAAATACCAACAATATGAAGGCAATCAGCCGAGTACTACGCTACTCATGAAAGAGTTAAGTCCTTATAGTTTAGGGATGTTGATTGCTTTGTATGAACATAAAGTTTTTGTTCAGTCTGTGATGTGGAATATTAATCCATTTGATCAGTGGGGCGTGGAAAAGGGTAAGGAAATTGCTAATCAATTACTGCCAATTTTAAATCAGCAACAGCATGATTTATCTGCCTTAGATGCATCAACACAAGGCTTAATTAAAGTCCTTCTTCAAAAATAA
- the galU gene encoding UTP--glucose-1-phosphate uridylyltransferase GalU, with amino-acid sequence MIKKAILPVAGLGTRFLPASKSIPKEMVTVVDRPAIEYVVKEAVAAGIEQIILVTHSSKASIENYFDRHFELETTLENKKKYDLLKEITEILPKNVSVVSVRQPQPLGLGHAVLCAKDIVGHEAFAVLLPDVLVKDTDEKNDLSLMIQRFEVSHAAQIMVEAVPEHLVDQYGIVDVAQSPNEGESIVMQGIVEKPAVGTAPSNLSVVGRYVLPAEIMQLLENTPKGAGNEIQLTDAIATLQNRAKVEAYRMKGQTFDCGSKIGYLKAVLHYGIEHPKLGEEFKQLIQELKL; translated from the coding sequence ATGATCAAAAAAGCAATTCTTCCTGTAGCAGGTTTAGGCACGCGTTTTTTACCTGCAAGTAAATCTATTCCTAAAGAAATGGTGACAGTGGTTGATCGTCCAGCCATAGAATATGTGGTCAAAGAGGCAGTTGCCGCAGGTATCGAACAAATTATTTTAGTCACACATTCGTCAAAAGCGTCTATTGAAAACTATTTTGATCGTCATTTTGAGTTAGAAACGACCTTAGAAAACAAAAAAAAGTATGACTTACTCAAAGAAATTACAGAAATTTTGCCTAAAAATGTTAGTGTGGTGAGTGTACGACAACCGCAACCCTTGGGTTTAGGACATGCAGTACTGTGTGCTAAAGATATTGTTGGACATGAAGCCTTTGCGGTGTTGTTACCTGACGTACTGGTGAAAGATACAGATGAAAAAAATGATTTATCTTTAATGATTCAGCGTTTTGAAGTCTCTCATGCTGCACAAATTATGGTTGAAGCTGTACCCGAGCATTTGGTAGATCAATACGGCATTGTGGATGTGGCTCAATCCCCGAATGAAGGCGAAAGTATCGTGATGCAAGGGATTGTGGAAAAGCCTGCGGTGGGGACTGCACCATCCAATTTATCTGTGGTTGGACGTTATGTGCTACCAGCTGAGATTATGCAGCTTTTAGAAAATACGCCTAAAGGTGCGGGTAATGAAATTCAACTGACAGACGCAATTGCGACCTTACAAAATAGGGCTAAAGTTGAAGCCTATCGTATGAAAGGTCAAACTTTTGACTGTGGTAGTAAAATTGGTTACTTAAAAGCTGTTTTACATTATGGTATTGAGCATCCAAAATTAGGTGAAGAGTTTAAACAGCTGATTCAAGAATTAAAGCTATAA
- a CDS encoding oligosaccharide flippase family protein, with product MRIVKDSVIYLAGELFAKSLPFLMLPYLTRKLGPEGFGELSYYLTWLALFGVFIGLSQEGAVTRYFYFYGKKALNTVVTAGYLYNIVISALLLIGCWFFQAEIMAYIVLATMFQSFVNVQLALRQCQKQPLKYITIQIILSLTNVIFTVAALEWFQNDLVAYRVLAIVVANALTFFIASMVLGNLFSGENRITTQRLKLSALYIFSFGVPLILHQSSFFIKGQLDRLFIYEQYSKAELGIYSAGVQVAAVLPIILMALNKAIVPYYYQNLKDQKLSIQTIKKYTLLCIPLCIIPAVIGFVLPESVYTWFLGEKYAESKYYVVMYLLGYGANLPYLILVNYFFFYGKNMLISKITLISSVVYIVFLFMFSVRSIELIPYALLVSNLVLLVVLWWGVKYVNEK from the coding sequence ATGCGTATTGTAAAAGATAGTGTTATTTATCTTGCAGGGGAGCTTTTTGCGAAAAGTCTCCCTTTTCTTATGTTGCCCTATTTGACACGAAAATTGGGACCAGAGGGGTTTGGTGAATTATCCTATTATCTTACATGGTTAGCCTTATTTGGTGTATTTATTGGATTGAGTCAAGAAGGTGCAGTGACACGCTATTTTTACTTTTATGGTAAGAAAGCATTAAATACAGTGGTGACAGCAGGTTATTTATACAATATCGTAATCTCTGCACTACTATTGATAGGTTGTTGGTTCTTTCAAGCTGAAATTATGGCTTACATTGTTTTGGCCACCATGTTCCAATCATTTGTGAATGTTCAGCTCGCTTTACGCCAATGCCAGAAGCAACCATTAAAATATATTACCATCCAAATTATTTTGTCTTTAACAAATGTTATTTTTACTGTTGCAGCATTGGAATGGTTCCAAAATGATTTGGTGGCATATCGTGTTCTTGCGATTGTTGTCGCCAATGCATTGACATTTTTTATTGCCAGTATGGTATTGGGCAATTTATTTTCAGGTGAGAATAGGATTACTACCCAGCGTCTCAAATTGAGTGCTTTGTATATTTTTTCTTTTGGTGTGCCTTTAATTTTGCATCAATCGAGTTTTTTCATCAAAGGCCAATTGGATCGTCTGTTTATTTATGAGCAATATTCCAAAGCAGAATTGGGAATTTACTCCGCAGGGGTGCAAGTTGCTGCTGTATTACCAATTATCTTAATGGCATTGAATAAAGCAATTGTGCCTTATTACTATCAGAATTTGAAAGATCAGAAGTTATCAATTCAGACTATCAAGAAATATACACTTCTTTGTATACCCTTGTGTATAATTCCTGCCGTGATAGGTTTTGTGTTACCTGAAAGTGTTTATACGTGGTTTTTGGGTGAAAAGTATGCAGAATCAAAATATTATGTGGTGATGTATTTGTTGGGCTATGGTGCAAATTTACCGTATTTAATCTTGGTGAATTATTTTTTCTTTTATGGAAAAAATATGCTGATTTCGAAAATTACGCTTATTTCATCTGTTGTTTATATTGTATTTTTATTTATGTTTTCAGTGCGTTCTATAGAACTGATACCATATGCATTGTTGGTCAGCAATTTGGTATTGTTGGTTGTGTTGTGGTGGGGGGTGAAATATGTCAATGAAAAATAA
- a CDS encoding DUF6418 domain-containing protein — MQKMLIGSIFSFSLSIILLIFSLNTPLNIFTCIFSIFIFLSTLFFVYKTIPELVYISGYMLMAITTTLIISIFLEYGIFLIEIGQQSYAINLPSKALIQVLMFFLGMTFSYIFFKKSTLRVLDLSNISNYLINKALIAIILIFISILLLIAVRYGVPFQYGIHRNDYWAFYAPSWGGVLVYLLIQLNFVLGLLYSQEKNKVYIFLYLAVIACIILMGERMTGLVYSVFFFFLPFLVNKLKFKVKISFHKKILISFLVVSLLSFTLYKNFSNVDVNSDPKESILMRASLQPQMWWGLDLLSNNSPKDLDLVVKKYLGIGESDRESGTYYLMDQVSSKSLVDARFETQSKFTMSGFFNHVYYFGYWLGALLNFLWGAFFGFLCYLLYLGIKCKNIIYSFISFKFLYKVQALFLVGSITDFFTIGTLVFSLICMFFLRLK, encoded by the coding sequence ATGCAAAAAATGTTAATAGGCTCTATTTTTTCATTTTCATTATCTATTATTTTATTAATATTTTCACTAAATACTCCTTTAAATATTTTTACTTGCATATTTTCAATATTTATTTTTTTATCAACTCTTTTTTTTGTTTATAAGACTATACCTGAATTAGTTTATATTTCTGGTTATATGCTTATGGCTATAACAACAACTTTAATTATTAGTATTTTTTTAGAGTATGGCATTTTTTTGATTGAGATAGGACAACAGAGTTATGCTATCAACTTACCAAGTAAAGCATTGATTCAAGTTTTAATGTTTTTTTTAGGTATGACTTTTAGTTATATTTTTTTTAAAAAAAGTACATTAAGAGTATTGGATTTATCAAATATAAGTAATTATTTGATAAATAAAGCTTTGATTGCAATTATATTGATATTTATTTCAATTTTGTTATTAATAGCTGTAAGATATGGTGTTCCCTTTCAGTATGGGATTCATAGAAATGATTATTGGGCATTTTATGCACCATCATGGGGTGGAGTTCTAGTTTATTTATTAATCCAGTTAAATTTTGTTTTAGGGTTGCTATACTCTCAAGAAAAAAATAAAGTCTATATTTTTCTTTACTTAGCTGTTATCGCATGCATTATTTTAATGGGGGAAAGAATGACAGGTTTAGTTTATTCTGTTTTCTTTTTCTTTTTACCATTTTTAGTTAATAAGCTAAAATTTAAAGTGAAAATTAGTTTCCATAAAAAAATACTTATTTCATTTTTGGTAGTTTCATTATTAAGTTTTACACTATATAAGAATTTTTCTAATGTTGATGTAAACTCAGACCCAAAAGAAAGCATATTAATGAGAGCCTCTTTGCAACCTCAAATGTGGTGGGGATTAGATTTACTCTCTAATAATTCACCCAAAGATTTAGATTTAGTTGTTAAAAAATATTTGGGTATTGGGGAGTCAGATCGTGAATCTGGAACATATTATTTAATGGATCAGGTGTCTAGTAAGTCTTTAGTTGATGCTAGATTTGAGACGCAGAGTAAATTTACTATGTCTGGGTTTTTTAATCATGTTTATTATTTTGGTTATTGGCTTGGAGCTCTCCTAAATTTTCTTTGGGGGGCTTTTTTTGGATTTCTTTGCTATTTATTGTATTTAGGTATTAAATGTAAAAATATTATTTATTCATTTATATCTTTTAAGTTTTTATATAAGGTGCAGGCATTATTTTTAGTAGGGTCAATTACAGATTTTTTTACTATAGGCACTTTAGTTTTTAGTTTAATATGTATGTTTTTTTTGAGATTGAAATAG
- a CDS encoding glycosyltransferase, translated as MFSVLISIYHKEQPQHFNTCMESIWDHQTLKPSEIIMVEDGPLTAELDRVIAQWQAKIGDILKITQLAQNVGTGKAKNIGLQQCSHEIVCIVDTDDISVPDRFEKQIAVFEEDSELVILGGQITEFVEDVHSPSGMRKVPLSHDALRKYAERQSPFNNMTIAYRKTKILEVGGYQHHMWMEDYNLFLRVIAKGYKIQNLEDILVYARIDNGMHARRKGFEYIKSEKQLLNLKKELKLQNPIHANILFLIRSTFRLLPSSMLGKIYNTFLRKKVEK; from the coding sequence ATGTTCTCAGTCCTGATTTCTATTTATCACAAAGAGCAACCTCAACACTTTAATACCTGTATGGAAAGTATATGGGATCATCAAACATTGAAACCATCTGAAATTATTATGGTTGAAGATGGTCCTTTAACAGCTGAATTAGACCGAGTTATTGCACAATGGCAAGCAAAGATTGGTGATATTTTAAAAATTACTCAACTTGCTCAAAATGTAGGTACAGGAAAAGCGAAAAATATTGGTCTGCAACAATGTAGTCATGAAATTGTGTGTATTGTGGATACAGATGATATATCAGTTCCAGATCGTTTTGAAAAACAAATTGCAGTATTTGAAGAAGATTCTGAATTGGTCATTCTTGGTGGGCAAATTACAGAATTTGTCGAAGATGTACACTCACCATCAGGTATGCGAAAAGTTCCATTAAGTCATGATGCTTTACGCAAATATGCGGAGCGACAAAGCCCATTCAACAATATGACAATCGCCTATAGAAAAACCAAGATATTGGAAGTTGGTGGTTACCAACACCACATGTGGATGGAAGACTACAATTTATTTTTACGTGTGATTGCCAAAGGTTATAAAATTCAAAATTTGGAAGATATTTTGGTTTATGCGCGTATAGACAATGGCATGCATGCTCGCCGAAAAGGGTTTGAATATATCAAGAGTGAAAAACAATTACTAAATTTAAAAAAAGAATTGAAGTTACAAAATCCAATTCATGCTAATATACTTTTTCTTATAAGATCAACCTTTAGGTTATTACCAAGTTCGATGCTTGGAAAAATTTATAATACTTTTCTTCGAAAAAAAGTTGAAAAATAG
- a CDS encoding glycosyltransferase family 4 protein, with amino-acid sequence MKILFLINSLKNKSGSERVAVELANKIAKNSSYQVAIVNRESTHSTCAYSVSEYVNVIALDGNFFEFYKKLKQHLKNNNYDKIIIHNMGKLTLLCSLLPLNQRKKIVSLEHVSFVSRPNTVQLLSKFCYPRIHQVVVLTANDGKQFRKIHNNVEVIPNFSPFEIFADSKPLKKNIVTVGRLTDQKNYIHLLKAWELIATKLPEWTLNIYGEGEQKELLKTYIEEHSLLNVYLRGVTSDVKEVYLNSDFFVMSSKYEGLPMVLIEAQSFGLPIVSYDCPFGPSDVIEDRYNGILVEDQNINMLAGSILELAQSSDLLIKYSENSKINAEKYQADQILHLWHDRVLEG; translated from the coding sequence ATGAAAATATTATTTTTAATAAATTCCTTAAAAAATAAATCAGGCTCAGAAAGAGTGGCTGTTGAGTTAGCCAATAAAATTGCAAAAAATAGTTCTTATCAAGTTGCTATTGTAAATAGGGAATCTACACACTCTACTTGTGCTTATAGTGTTTCTGAATATGTTAATGTAATAGCATTGGATGGCAATTTTTTTGAATTTTATAAAAAGTTAAAACAACATTTAAAGAATAATAATTATGATAAAATAATTATCCATAATATGGGGAAACTAACACTATTATGTTCTTTACTTCCACTAAATCAACGAAAAAAAATAGTTTCATTGGAACATGTTTCATTTGTCAGTCGTCCAAATACGGTACAGTTACTCAGTAAATTTTGCTATCCAAGAATTCATCAGGTTGTTGTTTTAACAGCTAATGATGGAAAGCAATTCAGAAAAATACATAATAATGTCGAAGTCATTCCTAATTTCTCACCATTTGAAATTTTTGCAGATAGTAAACCCCTGAAAAAAAATATCGTAACAGTAGGGCGTTTGACTGATCAAAAAAATTATATTCATCTTTTAAAAGCTTGGGAGTTGATTGCAACAAAGTTACCTGAGTGGACATTAAATATTTATGGAGAGGGAGAACAAAAAGAGTTGCTTAAAACATATATAGAAGAACACTCATTACTCAATGTTTATTTAAGAGGTGTAACATCAGATGTTAAAGAGGTTTATTTAAATTCTGATTTTTTTGTAATGTCTTCAAAATATGAAGGCCTGCCAATGGTTCTTATTGAAGCCCAAAGTTTTGGTTTGCCTATAGTTTCCTATGATTGCCCTTTTGGACCCTCTGATGTCATTGAAGATAGGTATAATGGAATTTTGGTAGAAGATCAGAATATTAATATGTTGGCTGGTAGTATATTAGAGTTGGCCCAATCAAGTGATTTATTAATAAAATACTCTGAAAATTCCAAAATAAATGCAGAAAAATACCAAGCTGATCAGATACTTCATTTGTGGCATGATAGAGTTTTAGAGGGGTAA
- a CDS encoding glycosyltransferase family 52, with product MSMKNKNLLICLTPLQMMIASKIIDDNPGIYDVLCFSYNDNEKYNHYFTKISEKCDISYRYIVESQGKIRRIFEFAKYRLFINRITKINYDTVFLASVDNPFFHLLLSLLKKNEIHTFDDGTANIYKKSTYYVFPKKSVLQYGILRFLGNTYHTQKVIDASVLHHTIYEGFENITQPLKPVKLMDLNIETIPNKSIKIYLGQPLEDLNFKNEDKIFKFLKEHAVDHYLPHPREKKQYDGFTYIHTPLIFEDYVVELLISGYSVEVYTLLSTAVLNVEHKNLTVYITIFPEIKGKYLGVYNLFNEKGFVFLEKGAF from the coding sequence ATGTCAATGAAAAATAAGAATCTCTTGATTTGCCTAACACCATTGCAAATGATGATTGCATCAAAAATTATAGATGATAATCCTGGGATCTATGATGTTTTATGTTTTTCATATAATGACAATGAAAAATATAATCACTATTTCACTAAGATTAGTGAAAAGTGTGATATTTCTTATCGTTATATCGTAGAGTCGCAAGGCAAAATTAGGCGAATTTTTGAATTTGCTAAATATCGTTTATTTATAAATAGAATTACAAAGATCAATTATGACACGGTGTTTTTAGCAAGTGTGGATAATCCTTTTTTTCACTTGTTATTGTCATTGCTGAAAAAAAATGAGATTCATACTTTTGATGACGGCACAGCCAATATTTATAAAAAAAGTACGTATTATGTGTTTCCGAAAAAAAGTGTTTTACAGTATGGCATTTTAAGATTCTTAGGAAATACTTACCATACTCAGAAAGTGATTGATGCAAGTGTATTGCATCATACGATTTATGAAGGTTTTGAAAATATTACTCAACCCCTTAAACCTGTGAAGTTGATGGATTTAAATATTGAAACTATCCCCAATAAGTCGATAAAAATTTATTTGGGACAACCGCTCGAAGATTTAAATTTTAAAAATGAAGATAAAATATTTAAATTTTTAAAAGAGCATGCTGTAGATCATTATCTCCCTCATCCAAGAGAGAAAAAACAGTATGATGGTTTTACTTATATTCATACACCACTTATATTTGAGGATTATGTAGTTGAATTATTAATAAGTGGATATAGTGTAGAGGTTTATACCTTGTTAAGTACAGCTGTTTTAAATGTTGAACATAAGAATTTAACTGTTTATATTACTATTTTTCCTGAAATTAAAGGAAAATATTTAGGAGTCTATAATCTTTTTAATGAAAAAGGTTTTGTTTTCTTAGAAAAAGGAGCTTTTTAG